The window AACTACTGGGCCGACCCGGCGGTGTTCGGCACGGCCAACACCAGCCACGGCTGCATCGGCCTGGCCGACGCCAAGGGCGGGACGAGCAAGGACACCCCGGCGGGCTGGCTGTTCGAGCACACCATCCCCGGGGACGTGATCGAGGTGAAGGCGGCCACCGGGGACGCCGTCCCGCCGAGCAACGGGTTCAACGGCTGGAACCTGCCCTGGGCCCAGTGGGTCGCGGGCAGCGCGATCGAGCGCTGAGCCACCGGCCCCTGGCCCCGGCTGCGGGGCGGTGACCCTCCCGCCGGTCTTCACCGCTGTTCCACCTGTGATTCACCGCACTCCCCCCGGGGTTCACTCATTCGGCCCAGCTATCCTGCTTGCCGCGCCGAAGACCGGCGCGGAAGATCGCCGGTCCGGTGCAACCCGTCCGGGCGAACACGCGTCCATCTGGATGGACACCGGGAGGGGAGAAACCGTGAAGCCGGTTTTGGCGGACGACGCCGCGATAGGGACCACCAGCCGTCGGATGCGCCGCGGCGCAGTGGCGCTCGCGATGGGCGGGGTGCTGCTGCTCACCGCGGCATGTGGGGACGACAAGGGCAGTGACGGGGGCAGCGGCGGGGGTGACGCGGCCGCCACGGCGGGTGCCAACGGTGGGGGCGCTCCGGCGCCCGGCCAGAGCTCGGCGGCGCCGAAGACCTCGGCCGCGGTGCTGACCGTCGAGCCGAAGGACGGTGCCCAGGACGTCTCGCCGACCAACGCGCTGGCCGTCTCGGTCGCGAGCGGCAAGCTCACCACCGTCGAGGTCACCGACAAGGAGGGCAAGCCGGTCGCCGGGGCGATCACGCCGGACGGCTCCGGCTGGAAGCCCAGCGCGCCCCTGGCCGTCGGCATGGTCTACAAGGTGAGCGCGCAGGCCCAGGACGCCGAGGGCCTGGTGACGGCGTCGACGACCTCGTTCACCACGCTGACCCCGGCGAAGACGATCTCCACGAACGACAACATCGCCGACAACGCCACCTACGGCGTCGGCATGATCGTCTCGGTGGTCTTCAACAAGGACGTGAAGAACAAGGAGGCCGTGGCGAAGGGGATCACCTTCGAGACCAGCGACGGCGCCGCCACCGAGGTGAAGGGCCACTGGTTCGGCACCAAGCGGCTGGACTTCCGCCCGGCCGAGTACTGGAAGCCGGGGACGAAGGTCACCATCCACTACCGGCTGAAGAACGTCGAGGTCGCCCCCGGCATCTACGGCGACGTGGACAAGGACGAGCCGTTCACCATCGGCCGCTCCCAGGTCTCGACGGCCGACTCGGCCGCCCACACGATGACGACCGTCCGGGACGGCAAGAGCACCACGGTGCCGGTCACCCTCGGCGCCGACGCGACCCCCTCCTGGGGCGGCACCATGGTGATCATGTCCAAGGAGAAGGTCACCCGGATGAACTCGCAGACCGTCGGTCTCGGCGGCGAGTACGACATCCAGGACGTCCCGCACGCGATGCGGCTCACCACCTCCGGCACCTTCGTGCACGGCAACTACTGGGCCAACCCCTTCGGCAAGTCCAACGCGAGCCACGGCTGCGTCTCGATGGCCGACGAGAAGGGCGGCAGCGACACCTCGGTGGCGGGCAAGTTCTTCAACGACTCGCTGGTCGGCGACGTGGTGAAGATCGTGAACACCAAGGAGAAGACCGTCGCGCCCGACAACGGGCTCGGCGGCTGGAACATCGGCTGGGCCAACTGGTAGGTCCGGCGACACACGCTCTACCCCGGCGGCAGCCCCGGTAGTCCCGGTTCGACGACGACCGGCCCGATCCTCACTCGTTGGGGTCGGGCCGGTCGTCGTTCGTGGCGTGATCGTCGCCCGGATGGCGCAACCTTTCCGGTGGATGGCGCGTGTATCTGTCGAGTCCCCTCGTGGTCGAGCGGGATCAACGGGAGGAGTCGGCATGAGGTCGATACGGACAGTGGTGGCCGCCGGTCTGATGGGCGGCGCGCTGGTGCTGACCAGCGCGTGCGGCGGGGGCGACGGCGCGGCCGGCGGGAGCGCGGCCAAGGCGGACCTGGGGGGCGCGGCGGGCGTCGCGGCGACCGCCTCCGCGCCGGCGTCCGGAGCGGCACCGGCCTCCGGGGCGGCGCCGGCCGATGCCCCCGCGTCGACCCCGGCGGCGCCGAAGGTGTCGGCGGCGGTGCTGGACATCCAGCCGAAGAACGGCGCGGTGGACGTGGCCCCGAGCGGCGCGCTCAAGGTCGCGGTGGCGGGCGGCAAGCTCACCACGGTCAAGGTGAGCGACCGGACCGGCAAGGAGGTCGCCGGGACGATCGCCGCCGACGGCGGCAGCTGGACGCCGACGGCCGGCCTGGCGGTCGGCACCGCCTACCAGGTGAGCGCGATGGCGGCGGACGCCAACGGCGTGGTCGCCTCGGCGGACAGCGGCTTCACCACGCTGACGCCCGAGCGCGAGGCGAAGGCGAGCGACAACGTCGAGGACAACGCCACCTACGGGGTCGGCATGATCGTCTCGGTCGACTTCGACAAGGACGTGAAGAACAAGGAGGCGGTCGCCAAGGGCATCACCTTCGAGTCCGACAACGGCACCGTGGTGAAGGGCCACTGGTTCGGCAACCGCCGGCTGGACTTCCGCCCCGAGGCGTACTGGAAGCCGGGGACGAAGGTCACCGTCCACTACCGGCTGAAGAACGTGGAGCTCGCCCCCGGCGTCTACGGCGGCGTGGACCGGGACGAGCCCTTCACGATCGGGCGATCGCAGGTCTCGACGGTTGACGCGAAGACGCACAGGATGACGGTGGTCAACGACGGCAGGAGCTCCGTCGTCGACATCACCTCCGGCTCCTCGGAGCACCCCACCTGGAACGGCACCATGGTGGTGATGTCCAAGGAAGGCGTGGTGCGGATGCAGTCCAGCAGCATGCCCGGGATGACCGGGGACCCGTACGACCTCCAGGTGCCGCACTCGATGCGGCTGACCACGTCCGGCACGTACGTACACGGCAACTACTGGAGCAGCGCCTTCGGCAAGGACAACGTCAGCCACGGCTGCGTCGGCCTCAAGGACGTCAAGGGCGGCGGCGACGGCACCTCGGCGGGCACCTTCTACGACGGCTCGCTGATCGGCGACATCGTGACGGTGCAGAATTCCTCGCGCGGCACGGTGGCTCCGGACAACGGCCTCAGCGGCTGGAACCTGGCCTGGAGTGCCTGGTAGGAGGCGGTTTGCGGCAACCCGGGCTTGACGCGCACCCGGCCCGGGTTGCATCCGGCATATGCCGAGCGGGTAGTGATCGTTTGCTCATTGTCCGTACGCGGCCGCTTGCGTTCCGCAATGATGGACCGCATGGCGGGTTGGGGCGAAACAGATCAGTCATCACTTCCTGGGTCGAGCTTGGTCGCTGAGGCATCGTGGATGTGCTTCCAGGACGCGCTGGCGGCCCTGGAGCGGCTCAGCTCCGAGGAGCTGGAGCGGATGTACTTCGGCAGGCTGTGCGACCAGTCGGCACCGGGCGAGATGCGGTTGCCGTCGAGGCCGGAGTCCGGGCCGCTGGCCCGCCGGCTGGTGCTCTCGGTGCTGGAGTCCTGGGAGCTGCACCAGCAGTTGGAGGTCGGCGAGCTGCTCACCAGCGAGCTGGTGGCCAACGCGGTGCGGCACGCGGCCGGGCGGACCATCGGCGTCCAGGTGTCGCGCAAGCCCGGCTGGCTGCGGGTCGAGGTGCGGGACTCCTCGCGGGCGCTGCCCTGTCTGATCATGGCCGAGCCGCTGCCGATCAACGAGTACGGGCGCGGGCTCAAGGTCGTCGACGACCTCGCCGACCGCTGGGGCGCCGATCTGCTGCCGCGCGGCAAGGGCGTCTGGTTCGAGCTCAAGGTGCGCGAGCGCCACTGAGGCGTCGCGGCGGCCCCCGCCGTGGTCGCGCCCCCGCCGTGGTCGCGCCGCAGCCGTGGCCGTGCCCGGAAAACGCGCAGGGCCCCCGATCCACCGTGTTCCGGTGCGTGGGGGCCCCTGCAAGTCATCGCGCGGCCAAGGGGGTGCGTGCCGACACGATGGGCGACGGCCGTGCCAGGTCGGGCGGGCCGTAGTCTCGGTGTCCTCGGCGGGTCGTCGTCGTCCGCCGCCGGACATCTCGACTATCGCACGGATCTCAGCATGTGGGCAAACCGGCTGGCTTTGATTTCAAGGTTTGTAACCTAGTTCACCTTTGGAATTTGCATAGGTTAACGCTGTCGCCTGAGATTATTCATGAGCGAGCCGTGTAGACCCTGTGACGAGGCTCTGTGACGAGGCCCTGTCGGGGCCGGCGGTCCGAGTGCTAGCGGACGCCCTGCCCCGGGCCGCGCAGCGAGAGCAGCGGGGTATCGACGCCGAGCTTGGTGGCGCTGCCCTGGAGGGCCTCCCGCAGGTACGGGTAGAGCACCGTCACGCCGATCCGGTCGACGAACAGCTGCTGCAGTTCGGCGGGAAGCTCGAACGGCGCGCCGAGCGAGAAGGCCGCCGCCGCGTCCACCACGAAGTCGGCCTGGGCGCTCCCCAGTTCCAGCCGGCAGCGGACCTCCAGGGTGGTCCCGTCGTCGCCCTCGCGGAGCCAGACCGCGAGCGTGGTCCGGTTCTCCGCCCCGCTGCGCGGCTCCTGCTGGTCGAAGAGGCGCCGGCCGGAGACCTCCAGGAAGGTGACGTCCTCCAGCTCGGTGGCGGCGGAGAGCTCGTCGAGGGTGGCGAAGCGCCGAACCCCCCGGCGGGCGGGCGAACCGGCCATCAGACGGTCACCGACCGCTGCGCGTCGTCGCCCCAGGCGGTCGGCCGGGACCGTGCCCCGCGCTCGCGGACGGCCACCCGGACCTGCACCTCGACGGGCGCGGGCTTCCAGGCGGGCGTCAGGTCCGCGGCGGTGTGGTCGACCAGGCTGTACAGCCGGGCGTCGACCGCGCGGGCGTACCGCTGGAGCGTGGAGTAGCGGGCGTCGCCGCCCACCCGCTCGAACTCGGAGATCGTCGACTGCGACGTCCCCATCAGGTCCGCCACGTCGCGCTGGGTCAGACCGCGCTTCTTGCGGGCCACCACCAGGGTCTCCACGAGTTCGGCGTAGGCCTGCGCGTCGGCCAGGCTCGCGGCGACGCGGGGATCGTCCGGGTCGAGGTCGAGTAGATCGTGCAGCGTGGGTGCCATGGCCGCCTCCCCTCAGAGTGCTTCAACATTATCGCCCGAAGCCGATATCGAGAACCGGGAACTCAGCCCGCCGACGGCCGGTTCCGCCACTCCCGGAGCCGCCGCTCCGCGGCGCCGCGCTCGTTCGGCGGGGTCTTCTGGGACTTCTTCTGGAAGAACGACAGGGCGAGCAGGACCAGGCCCTCGCCCTCCTCCGCGAAGAGCAGCCGGAAGGTGCGGTGATCGCCGGTGAGCCGCACCTCCAGGAGGTCGTTGCCGAGGTCCTTGACGTCCCCCGGCAGGGTCTGCCGCTCCTTGACCCGGTTCATCAGGACGAACAGCCGGGCCCGCTCGTGGCTGGCCAGCCGGGCCTTCTGCAGGTCCTTGACCAGGGGCGTCGAACCGTCCGCGCCCTCGTAGAAGGACCACTCCCGTGTGTTCAACGCCCACCCCCTCGGCCCGTGCGCCGGTCGGCAGTCTAGGGGGGAGGGGGTGAAGGGGAGATCAATGCGGCTGCCGTGCGGACGGGTTGGGACGGACCGAGGCGCGCACCCGGGCGGCGTGCCGGTGCACGGCCTGGGGCGAGAGCCGGGCCCGCGGTGGCGGGGCGTCGGAGGCGCCCGCCCGGCAGGCCCGGCAGAGGCCGCCGAGGAGGGCCTGCGGCCGGCTCGGGGTGCGGCAGTCGGTGCACTCCAGGACGCGGGTGACCGGCGCCGTCGGCTCCCCGGTGCGTTCGGGCGGCATCTTGTCGGCCAGGCGGCGGTGGACGAAGGCGGCCGGGCTGTGGACGGCCGGCGGGAGCCCGGCGGTCAGCGCGCTGGTGAGGTACGCCGTACCGGCCCCGCGCGCGAGCCACTGGGCGGCGAGCGGTTCGAGGGAGTCGCAGTCGCGCGCCGAGAGCGCGAGCCGGGGGTCGGCGAGCCCGAGGGCTGCGAGGGCCCGGTAGGCGGGTGACCGGTTCACGCGGGGGTGGGGCCGCTCGTCCGGGTGAACCTGCGCGGGGCCGGTGTCGGCACTGCCGTCCGTGTCGCCGACGGTCAGGAAGCGGGACCACCAGGCGTCGTCCCGGGGCGTCCGGGAGAAGTAGGTGCGGAACACCCACTGCGTACGGTCGCCGTCGACCCGCTCGCGGACTCGGCGCAGGTGACCGGCGACGGAGAGCCGGTTGAGCGCGCTGCGGACGGCCTGCTGGCCGTAGTGCGGCTGCTCGCGGGCGAGGGTCTTGGTGTCCATCGCGGCGCCCTCGGGCAGCCGGTCGACCAGCCGCGCCAGGTAGGCCTCACGGGCGGGAAGGTGCGCGAAGTCGTCGGCGCGAGGGGGATTTTGGCCCGGCGCGGAACGCTTTCCGTAGCCGGGGGACGCCATCGGGGGCAGGGCAGCGCTAAAGTCGTGGGTAGCCACAGGATCGAGGTCCTATCGATCGTGTCGGTCAGACCCCCGTTCGGTGTTGGTGCACCGGCGGGGGTTGATTCGTTGGTGCGCACGCTACACGGCGTGCGCAGCCCGTGGCGACCGGTGACGATTAGTCATACGGGCTGGCTACGGCGGTGGTTGGGAGGGTGGGTGGGGGGTGTTCACCCACCCGTTCCACTAGGAAGTCACTCGACGCCCGACACCTGAGCTTCGGCCGCGAAGACGAGGAACGCGGCCCACGCAGCGGGCGAGAAGGAGAGCTGGGGCCCGGCCTTGTCCTTGGAGTCCCGGACGTGGACGGTGAGGCTGGAGGAGGCGACCTCGACGCAGTTGCCGCCCTCGTAGTCGCTGTAACTCGACCGGTACCAGGTGCTGGTGTCGCTCATAGCTGCTCCGCTGCCTTTCTGATGAACTCTGCAGAATCCTCGGCGCTGAGGGCTTGCGCGCGGATCATCGCCTGCCGCTGTGTGAGTATGCTGACGATTTTCGGATCGGAGTGAAGCGCATTCGTCTCGTGCGTCTCCACATATGCGAAGTGCTCATGATTGACCGTCTCCATGAGGACCATTGATCCGGACAGGCATGACGGTGGCCCGTGCTCGAAGGTCAGGATCTGGATGCGGACGTTGCGCAGCTGCCCTACGTCCAGCAGGTGGTGAAGCTGCCGCTTCATGGTGCCGCTGCCGCCCATGAGGGTGTTGAGAGCCGCCTCGTAGATCACGAAGCTGAACAGCACGGTCGGCCGGAGTGCGAGCTTGCCCTGTCGTTCCAGTCGGGCGGCAACACGGTCCTCGATGGTCTGATCGTCCACTGGCGGGATCGTGTAGCTCAGAGTGGCTCGCGCGTACTCCTCGGTCTGTAGGAGGCCCGGGATGTAGAGCGGTTCGTACGAGTACAGGGCGATGGCCTCGTTCTCGACGGTTCGGTAGGCCTCCGTGCGCGTGGGAGGTCGTTCTGGAATCAAGAACTCGTAGGCCCCGAGGAGGATCCCTCGCGCGTTGCACAGCTCATCGGCTGTTGCGAGCAGTTTGAAAGAGGGTTTCCGTCGTCCCGCCTCCATCGACCGAACGCTCTCGATGTCGTAGCTGGCCGCGGTGCTCAACCGCTCTCTCGTCACGCCCGCTTGAGCGCGCCATCGCTTGATCTGATCCCCGCAGTACTTCCACGCCATCGGCGGCTGCGTGGGTGCGCTCATCGCCGGACCCCCATTCTTCATGGTCAACCAGCGAGTCACGGTTCGATGTACCCCTGGCGCCACTTCTGAGGCTATGCGGAGAGACCGAATCCTGGGGCGTGAAATGGCCGATTCCGTCCCCACGGGTGACGCCAAGGACTCGTCTCGCCAAGGACACTGATGATCACTCAGCCCGTCGACATCGAGTGGATGTTCCCCCGCCACCCCCGCAGCGTCGGCCACGCCCGCGTGCAGCTCCTCCGGCAGGCCTACGCCTGGCGGGTGCCCGACGAGACGACCGAGACGGCCCTGCTCCTCCTCAGCGAACTGGTCACCAACGCGTGCCGCCACGCCCGTGGCCCGCGCGACCGCCTCATCGGCGTCCGGTTCGCCGTCACGGAATGCGGTGCGCTCCGGGTCGAGGTCGCCGACGCCAACCCGGACCTGCCCGAGCCCCGTCAGGCCGGCCCCGACGACGAGGGCGGTCGCGGGCTCGAACTCGTCGAGGCCCTCGCCGCCTCCTGGGGCGCCCGGCCCCGGGGTCCGGGTCACGTGGGCAAGATCGTCTGGTTCGAGCTCAAGCCGGAGTAGTGGGAAGTCGACCGGTCCGACGTCCTGCTCCGGCCCCTTCCGCGACTCCCGTCACTACCCTCACTTCGGCCACTTCAGCGCTGCGACCTGCCCTGGTTCGTGCCCTGATAGCCCTTCGCTCAGCGCACGTGTGTCTGTATATATGATTTTTGGTGCACGGCTTCGGGGGCGCCGTGGACAACCGAACGGAGTGCGATGTCCGACATCACCACCGAGGAGTCGCGCCGTGACGGCGTCGATCCGATCGTCCTGGCGCTGGCCGCGGCAGCCGCGGTGCTGGCCGCGCTGACCGTCAGGATCCTCATGCTGGACAGTGAGTCGTCGGACTACTACTACTTCCTCGGTCCGTGGTACCGGTACATCGCCGAGAACGGCGGCTTCAACGCTCTCAGCCACGCCGACTTCTCGGACTACAACGTCCCGTACCTCTACCTCATGGCCGCGCTCACCTACCTCCCGGTGACGGCGCTCGCCGGGATCAAGTGGGTCTCGATCCTCTTCGACCTCGCCCTGGCGTCCTACGTGTTCCGCATCGTGGAGCTGCGGTGGCCGCAGCGGCCGTGGCGCGCCCTCGGCGCCGCGGTGGTCGTGCTCTTCCTGCCCACGGTCGTCACCAACAGCGGCTGGTGGGGCCAGGCCGACGCGATCTTCACGACCTTCCTGGTGGGCGGCGTCTACCACCTGCTCCGGGACCGGCCCACCTGGGCGTGCGCGTTCTTCGGGATCGCGCTCGCGTTCAAGCTCCAGGCCGTCTTCCTGTTCCCCGCCCTGCTGGTGCTCGTCCTGGCGAACCGGATCCCCTGGCGGAGCCTGTTCGCCGCCGTGGCCGCGTACGTGGCCCTCGACATCCCCGCCTTCCTGCTCGGCGCGGACCCGTGGCAGCTGCTGACCGTCTACACCCGGCAGCCGGACACGTACAAGGACCTCACGCTCTACGCGCCGTCGGTGTACCAGTTCGTCTCCGTCCCGCAGGACGCCCAGGACACCGCGCGGGGCATCGGCGTCGTGGTCGCCGGCGTGGTGGTCCTGGCGCTGGTGGGGCTCGCGGTGTGGGCCCTGCGGCAGGCCGGCGCCGCCGCGGCCGGCCAGGCGGGGCGGCGGGTGCTCACGGACACCCGGATCCTGCTGCTGGCCACCGCCTCCGCGATCGCGGTGCCCTTCCTGCTGCCGTCGATGCACGAGCGCTACTTCTACATAGCCGACGTGCTCAGCGTGATCGTGGCCTTCCAGCTGCCCCGGCAGCTCTGGTACCTGCCGGTGCTGGTGCAGCTGTCCTCGTTCGGCAGCTACCTCAAGTTCATCAACCGCGACGTGGACCCGTACCTGTCGATGCCGGCCCACGGCGTCCTGATGCTGTTCGCCCTGATCGCCGTCCTCCGGGTCACGGTCGCGGACCTCCGCCACCGGCCCACCGTCCCGTTGCCGCACCAGGCCGACGGGGGCGAGGCCCCGCCGACCCCGGCGCCGATCCCCCGAGCGACCCCGGCCACCTGACCACCCGCCCCGTAGTCGGTCGAGCTTCTCGAACGCCGTTAGGGCATTCCTGGCGGCTGAAGGCCCTCGGCCAGTGGCTCAGGTGACGGTCCGCCTAGCGGTCGTGCAGCACCTGCGGTCTGGTGACCGGGACGACGGTCAGTAGCCCGTCGAGGCCCTTGAAGTCGTCGGGATTCGTCGTGAACAGAGGAAGGCCCTCGGCGATGGCGATGGCGGCGATCATCAGATCCGCCACGCGTCGGCGAGGCTTGCGGCCGCTGCTGATGACGGCAGCGCAGACGCGGCCGTAGATGCGGGCCGCCTCCGTGTCGAACGGAATGGGGTCGAACTCGTTCTCCGCACGTTGGAGCACGTTGGAGCACGTCGAGTCGTCGGGCACGTTCGGTGTGCTCGTCGTAGTCGTTCTGCTCCTCGTTCCTGCGGACCTCATGCGGTCCCGAAGAGAGCTCGGCCAGCGTGATCGCCGTGATGGCCATCTCTGCGGGTAGTTCGTCCGGGTCTACCCACTTGCGCAGGATCATGATGTCGGTGTCCAGGATGCCTTGTTGGATGTCACCGGCCATAGGGGTCATCCGTCTGCTGCTCGGCCAAGGCGTCCTGGTCGGCGCGGAA of the Kitasatospora sp. NBC_01246 genome contains:
- a CDS encoding L,D-transpeptidase, with translation MKPVLADDAAIGTTSRRMRRGAVALAMGGVLLLTAACGDDKGSDGGSGGGDAAATAGANGGGAPAPGQSSAAPKTSAAVLTVEPKDGAQDVSPTNALAVSVASGKLTTVEVTDKEGKPVAGAITPDGSGWKPSAPLAVGMVYKVSAQAQDAEGLVTASTTSFTTLTPAKTISTNDNIADNATYGVGMIVSVVFNKDVKNKEAVAKGITFETSDGAATEVKGHWFGTKRLDFRPAEYWKPGTKVTIHYRLKNVEVAPGIYGDVDKDEPFTIGRSQVSTADSAAHTMTTVRDGKSTTVPVTLGADATPSWGGTMVIMSKEKVTRMNSQTVGLGGEYDIQDVPHAMRLTTSGTFVHGNYWANPFGKSNASHGCVSMADEKGGSDTSVAGKFFNDSLVGDVVKIVNTKEKTVAPDNGLGGWNIGWANW
- a CDS encoding L,D-transpeptidase; its protein translation is MRSIRTVVAAGLMGGALVLTSACGGGDGAAGGSAAKADLGGAAGVAATASAPASGAAPASGAAPADAPASTPAAPKVSAAVLDIQPKNGAVDVAPSGALKVAVAGGKLTTVKVSDRTGKEVAGTIAADGGSWTPTAGLAVGTAYQVSAMAADANGVVASADSGFTTLTPEREAKASDNVEDNATYGVGMIVSVDFDKDVKNKEAVAKGITFESDNGTVVKGHWFGNRRLDFRPEAYWKPGTKVTVHYRLKNVELAPGVYGGVDRDEPFTIGRSQVSTVDAKTHRMTVVNDGRSSVVDITSGSSEHPTWNGTMVVMSKEGVVRMQSSSMPGMTGDPYDLQVPHSMRLTTSGTYVHGNYWSSAFGKDNVSHGCVGLKDVKGGGDGTSAGTFYDGSLIGDIVTVQNSSRGTVAPDNGLSGWNLAWSAW
- a CDS encoding ATP-binding protein, which translates into the protein MCFQDALAALERLSSEELERMYFGRLCDQSAPGEMRLPSRPESGPLARRLVLSVLESWELHQQLEVGELLTSELVANAVRHAAGRTIGVQVSRKPGWLRVEVRDSSRALPCLIMAEPLPINEYGRGLKVVDDLADRWGADLLPRGKGVWFELKVRERH
- a CDS encoding helix-turn-helix domain-containing protein → MAPTLHDLLDLDPDDPRVAASLADAQAYAELVETLVVARKKRGLTQRDVADLMGTSQSTISEFERVGGDARYSTLQRYARAVDARLYSLVDHTAADLTPAWKPAPVEVQVRVAVRERGARSRPTAWGDDAQRSVTV
- a CDS encoding type II toxin-antitoxin system RelE/ParE family toxin — translated: MNTREWSFYEGADGSTPLVKDLQKARLASHERARLFVLMNRVKERQTLPGDVKDLGNDLLEVRLTGDHRTFRLLFAEEGEGLVLLALSFFQKKSQKTPPNERGAAERRLREWRNRPSAG
- a CDS encoding DUF397 domain-containing protein, giving the protein MSDTSTWYRSSYSDYEGGNCVEVASSSLTVHVRDSKDKAGPQLSFSPAAWAAFLVFAAEAQVSGVE
- a CDS encoding helix-turn-helix domain-containing protein, yielding MSAPTQPPMAWKYCGDQIKRWRAQAGVTRERLSTAASYDIESVRSMEAGRRKPSFKLLATADELCNARGILLGAYEFLIPERPPTRTEAYRTVENEAIALYSYEPLYIPGLLQTEEYARATLSYTIPPVDDQTIEDRVAARLERQGKLALRPTVLFSFVIYEAALNTLMGGSGTMKRQLHHLLDVGQLRNVRIQILTFEHGPPSCLSGSMVLMETVNHEHFAYVETHETNALHSDPKIVSILTQRQAMIRAQALSAEDSAEFIRKAAEQL
- a CDS encoding ATP-binding protein, giving the protein MITQPVDIEWMFPRHPRSVGHARVQLLRQAYAWRVPDETTETALLLLSELVTNACRHARGPRDRLIGVRFAVTECGALRVEVADANPDLPEPRQAGPDDEGGRGLELVEALAASWGARPRGPGHVGKIVWFELKPE
- a CDS encoding glycosyltransferase 87 family protein; translation: MSDITTEESRRDGVDPIVLALAAAAAVLAALTVRILMLDSESSDYYYFLGPWYRYIAENGGFNALSHADFSDYNVPYLYLMAALTYLPVTALAGIKWVSILFDLALASYVFRIVELRWPQRPWRALGAAVVVLFLPTVVTNSGWWGQADAIFTTFLVGGVYHLLRDRPTWACAFFGIALAFKLQAVFLFPALLVLVLANRIPWRSLFAAVAAYVALDIPAFLLGADPWQLLTVYTRQPDTYKDLTLYAPSVYQFVSVPQDAQDTARGIGVVVAGVVVLALVGLAVWALRQAGAAAAGQAGRRVLTDTRILLLATASAIAVPFLLPSMHERYFYIADVLSVIVAFQLPRQLWYLPVLVQLSSFGSYLKFINRDVDPYLSMPAHGVLMLFALIAVLRVTVADLRHRPTVPLPHQADGGEAPPTPAPIPRATPAT